From Faecalicatena sp. Marseille-Q4148:
CCGGTGTCCGTACTTTTGTACATCTTTGATTCCTCAATCCTCCTTATGCAGATGCTCTTTTCGAATAAGGACCAGATTCTTTACGGCATTTTGCTTGTTATGATCTACACAATTGTTCTTGATAAGGTTCTGCTCCTTGGCACTACCCAGACTCAGGTCAAAGTCGTAAGCAAAAAATATGCCGAAATTAATCAGGCGATTATTTCTGAACTGGATCGCGGCTCTACTTTAATTTATGGCGAAACCGGTTATCTTCATCAGGAACAGCCTTTAGTGCTTTCTGTTGTTTCTAATCGGGAACTGACACGACTGAATCAGATTGTAATGGGAATTGATCCATCTGCGTTCATGATCATCAGCAAAGTGAATGAAGTAAAAGGACGTGGGTTCTCTTCTCAGAAAATATATCAAAAAAAGGAAAGCTAATGCTTTCCCATGATCGTCCGAATTTCATCCAGAATCTGAGGATCATTCCGATTCTCTTTTGTAATTTCCAGTATTTTCACTGCAGGATGGGCTGCGATCTGCGGCCAGCAGCATCCTGCAGTTTTTTGCAGCACTCCTAATATCGGCACCTCTCCATTCAGAAGTTCGTCAACCGCTGCAACAAACTTTTCTGCCTTTTCTTCATGCGGTCCAAGTTCATCCATCACAATAAGCGAACAATTTTGGGCATCTTCCAAAGCCTGGCACCCAATCCGGTCAAATCGTTTCTCCACCATCTCATCTTTCTCTCCACAAAGAAACAAAAAATTTTCTTCCGTTATATGCGGTGTTTCTCCTGCTCTGAGCAAATGCACGGAGTAGTGATTTCCCAAAAGTTCATTTGTGCGAACGGTATAAAATCCTCCCACACTTTTTTCATACGTTCTTAATGCCTTCTGCAAAATTGTGGATTTGCCGATCCGCTTCTCTCCTGTTAAGAATATATGTCTCATCATATGCTTTTCACTCCCTCAGGCTCCAGGTAGTTTGGACGAATTGTTTTCTCTCTTACATCCCATACAATCCTTCCATAGCAATAGTCGATCACTTCTTTGATCTCTCCCTTTTCATTTGCATGACTCAGAAGCCATGTGTGAATTCTTTCAAGCTGTTCTTCCGATGCCTCTTGTTTCGGGAGCATGTGTTCCATAGCAGACCTGGCATATTCTTCATCTGCCAGAACAAAGTTCTCCTGATGCCGTTTTTCATAGCTTGTCTCCGGATGATATCCCATCAAAAACAGTACATTAAACAGTGAATAAAATGAAGCTCCTATCCACTTTCGCTCCATTTTTCTTCCAAAAAGTTCTTCCATCATTTGTTCCTGCAAGTGGTTCTCCCAGCTAATATGAGAAATATTACAGCACCATGCCCTGCTCATTGCTATGGCTTTCCGAAGTCCTTCCAGTCCCCGGACTGCCGGTGTCATAGACATAAATACAAGGTCAAACGCTTCTCGATAATCTTCCCGGTCAATATCTAACTCCTGAAAATCACAGATCCGAAGTTCTGCATTCGTAATCCCTTCACTTTGAAGATATTCTCTGCCATTTTGAACCATATTTTCAGAAATGTCTAACCCTACTACTCGCTCCGCTTTTCGTGCAAATGCTGCTGCAAATCTTCCGGGTCCGCAGCCAATATCTACAATATGACTATTCGCTCCGAGAATTCCCCTCTCCTCTAAAAATCTTACCGCGCTTGCTGCCCGTGCATCTCCTTTCGGATTGCGTTTCTGTTCCTTTTTCCATACATTCGCCCGCTCGTTCCATTTTCCAACAGAAGGCGTCTGCCTGCCTAGTATTTTCGTTTCTTGTAAAGACATAAAATAAGACAGCATTTTTTCTTTTCTTTTTTCTTCCTCATAGTCGTTTGATCGTTCCACAATTCTTTCCCTTCTGTATCTATAAATATTTCGGTGCTTTGACCGGAAGACAGACTTTTCGCACGGTTCCATAACGGTCTGTTACTGTCATCACATCCATCTCAATGCCATATACAGCCTCCAGATTTTCTGGTGTAATCACCTGATTCGGCGCTCCAAACGCTGCTACTTTTCCTTCTTTCATCATAAGCACTTTGCTTCCGACAGATGCAGGATATTCCGGACTGTGCGTTGACATAATGACACAATATCCTTTCCCAGCCAGTTCTTCCACAACCTCCATTAAAAGTTTATGGTTGGCATAATCCAGATTCGCCGCGGGCTCATCCATAACAAAGACTTTCGCCGACTGACAGATTGCCCTCGCAATCAATACAAGCTGACGCTGGCCTCCACTCAAATCTGTATATTTCTTATTGGCAAGATCAACTGCATTGACCTTTTCAAGCGCATCAAAAGCAGCTTCACGCTCTTTCGCTCCCGGCGTGTCAAAGGCTGAAATATGTGCTGCTTTTCCCATAACTACCACATCCAACACGGTATAAGCAAATACCGGTGTGTGGTACTGCGGTATGTAGGCAATCAGACTGGCGAGCTGCCTCTGAGAAAGGTAGCGGATATCCTGCCCATCAATTCTGATTTGTCCTGCCCGCACCGGCAGAGAACCTAACATCATTCTGAACAGCGTTGTCTTTCCACATCCATTCGGTCCGAGGAGACATAAGATTTCTCCGCACGAAGCGCTGCAGCTTACACCTCTTACCACATCTTTTCGCCCATATCCTCCGTATACATTCTCGATTTCCAGCAACATTTATCTTATTGCTCCTTTCGCTTAATGATGAGATAAATAAAAAACGGCGCTCCCATAATACTCGTCACTACGCCAAGCGGAAGCTCCATTGACATTAGTGACCTTGCAATATCGTCCATCAGCACAAGATAAATTCCCCCAAGCATAGCGCTCGCCGGAATCAGTCGTCCATAGTCCACTCCTACAAGTGCTCGTGCCATATGCGGAATCATAAGCCCAACCCAGCCAATCAATCCTCCGAGACAAACCGCCGCTGCACTTAGCAGTGTCGAAGCAAAGATAAAGATAATCCGGTAATATCGAATATTAATCCCAAGACTTTTCGCTTCTTCTTCATCCAGTGTAAGTAAATTAATCCTCCATCGCAGAAGAAAGATAAGTACAAGTCCAATCATCATCGGAACTGCGCTCCACCCAAAGGCATTCAGATCTGTCTTCGTCAGACTTCCCATGAGCCAGAATGTAATTTGCTGCAGAACATCATTTGGATCAGCCACATATTTAATCATCGTTACTCCGGCATTACAAAGTGACATGATCATAGAACCGGTAAGCACAAGGCTCAACGTCTGGGCGTGAGCAGAACGCCTGCTGATTAAGTAAGATGCCGCTACTGCAAGAATCCCTCCGGTAAATGCAGACACTTGAACCCCCCAGTTCGTCATTCCGCTCAAAATAGCAAATGCCGCTCCCAAACTGGCACCGGAAGAAACGCCAAGAATATCAGGCGAAACTAATGGGTTTCGAAACATTCCCTGATATGCCGCCCCCGCAACTGAAAGCGACGCTCCGATAAACACAGCTGACAAAATCCTCGGTAACCTGATCTTCCAGAAAATGGTAACTGCCTGTGGCAGAATTTCCTGCTCATATCCTATTCCCGAAAGAAATGCCCCCGCTACCTGTGACGGCGACAGCGGATAATATCCAATACCAAAAGACAGTATTGTCACAATCCCAAGACTTAGAAACATCGCCGTCAGCATTACACGATAGCGTCTTCGTCTCTGTCTTTCATTTTTCATTTCTACTTGTAGTTCCAGCATCGCTGCACACTCCTCTTAAGTTACACTTGACAAGCACTTTTCCTCATACTATAATGCAGTCAAACCGTTATATTTTTAAAAACAATTCGCTTTTCAAAGTATAGCATACCGCTATTTTTATGTCAATTTATTGTAAGAATAGCATGCTGAAAATGCAAGAACGGTATAAGGAAGGAGAGACATCATATGAAACATACGAAACAGATTCTGGCAGCACTTCTCGCGCTTGTCCTGACATTCAGTACACTTGCGGGCTGTTCCGGAAAGCCTGCAAAAGGCACATCTAAGCCAAAAACCGACACTTCAAAACAACAGGAAGCTTCACAGGATACTTCAAGAGAAATTACCGATATGGCCGGACGTAACGTAACTGTTCCTGCCAAAGTAACATCTGTATTTTCCACCGGCCCTGCTGCCGCAATTTATTTATACACGCTTGTGCCGGATCTGCTGCTTGGATGGAACTATGATCTAAATGAAATAGAAAAAAGTGTCATCCTTGAAAAATATCACACGCTTCCGAATTTCGGTATGGGAGATTCTGTCAACTATGAAGCTGTGATTGCTGCCGGTCCTGATATTGCGCTCAATGTCGGAGCGATCAATGATGCCATGATTTCTGACTGTGACAGTCTTTCCGAACAGCTCGGTATCCCAGTCATCGCAGTAGACGGTGATTTAGAAGCAGCTGCCGATGCATATCGTTTTATGGGAGAATTATTTGACGTAAGCGATCAGGCTGAAAAGCTTGCCGCATATGCCGAAAAAACATTCGCGGATATTGACGCTATGGAAATCCCGGCAGATAAAAAAGTCCGCCTCTATTATGGAAACGGAGAAGACTCTCTCGAAACAGCTCCAAAAGGATCTGATCATGCACAGCTGATTGACCTTGTAAAAGCTGAAAATGTTGCCGACTTAGAACTCGGGGACGGTTCCCGTGTCCAGATTTCTGCCGAGCAGCTTCTTGCCTGGAATCCGGATGTCATCGCAGTAGTCGGAGAACCAAAAGCCAGCTTGAGCGGACACTCCGCCGCCGATGCAATTTTAAATAACCCGGATTTTGCATCTTTAAAAGCAGTTCAGGAAGGGAAAGTGTATGGAATTCCAAATGCACCATTTAACTGGGTTGACCGCCCGGCCGGTCCTAACCGCATCATCGGCATCCGCTGGTTATCCGGTCTCCTCTATCCGGAATATCTCAACTTTGATGCAGACGATGCTGTGAAAGAATTCTTCAGTCTTTTCTACCATGTAGATCTGACAGAGGAACAGCTTCAGCAGCTTTATGACGGAACGATTGGAACAAAGTAATCTTCCCTCTCAATTTACCCTTTTACAAAATACTCCCCGAAAAGAGCTTCCGCAGTTCTTAGCATTTTATCTGCGCCTCTTTTCGGGGAGTATTTTATTTCTCAATGATATTTCCTTTAGCAATATGAGATTCTACAACCTCTTGAATCGTATTCCAGATTTCCTCCGATGTCTCCTGAACTTTTTCGTTTCTTTTATAAATCTGGCTCTTATGAACTCCATGCTCGTTCCAGCTTCTTCCTCCTGACGCATCATTTAACAGCAGCGGCTGAAAATTATCAAGCAGATGCGCATACTTGGCATCCGGCGTCTCGTAAGCTTCAAATTCCTCCCATAGTTCCCGGAAGTACATACCCTGATCTTCCGGCAGGATTCCAAATATCCTGTCTGCAGCCTTCACTTCTCTCTCTCGCTTGGACTTAGCGCCTTCACTGTCATAAGCATACGTATCTCCGGCATCAATTTCTACCAGATCATGGAGCAGCACCATTGTCATAACTTTCGCCACATCCACATCCTCTGATACGTATTCTTTCAAAAGCACTGCCATCAATGCAATGTGCCAGGAATGTTCTGCATCATTCTCCTTGCGTGTGCCGTCTGCCAGATATGTCTGACGGAAAATACTCTTTACTTTATCAATCTCTTTTATAAATGCAATCTGCTTTTGTAATCTCTCGTTCTCTGCCGTCATCTTTTTTCTCCTTTTCCGTATTCCGGGCTTTACATTACTGCATAAGATCTGATTCCTAATACACTATGCCTTATAACTTCTGAAAAATTCTGACAGCCCTTCCAGCGTCTTCATCAGCACCGGAAGTTCCTCTTCCCCAAGTTTATCAAGCACCGCCTGAGTCATCTGGTGATGAAACTCCTCGTGATGACGGTAAGCCTTCTCTCCCTTCTCAGTCAGACTGACATACACAACGCGTCGGTCTTTCTCGCTTCGTCTCCTGACAACATATTTCTTATTTACAAGACTGTTCATCGCTGTTGTCAATGTCCCGACCGTTACATTCAGCTTTCTCGCAATCGTTGACATATTATTGCCTTCACCTAGTCCAATGGCCTCAATGACATGCATATCATTATTCGTAATATCCTCGAATTCCTTTGTAATGATTGCTTTCTCTTCTAATTCCCATATCTCATTAAACAAATGTACCAGTATATCATTAATCGTCTCATATGCACTCATTTCGCCATCTCCCGCATTGTCTTATCGTTTCTGTAAACCCTTCTCTTATTTCTATTATACGGATTTAGAAAAAAGATTCAATGACTTCTTTTACGGTTTCTATTCGTGTGGCTTTCCAGGCTTTGGCACCGCAAAAGAGCAGTCCCTCATCTGTCTCTCCTTTCACAGCATGGATTAATGCATCTGTGATACAGTACGGAATCTGCTGTGGCTGACACCCGTGAAGACATCCGTGACAACTGTGGGAAATTTTTTCGCCGGCAATGACTCTTTTCATAAATGGATTTAGAATTGCCCTTCCCGGCATCCCCACCGGACTTTTTACAATCGCAATATCTTCTTTTCCTGCTTTCAGATAAGCCTCCTTATATCGTTGATCTGCATCGCATTCCTCTGTTGTTACAAAGCGGGTTGCTACTTGAATCGCATCTGCACCGAGTTCGAAAACACTATCTGCTTTTTCTTTCGTATCAATTCCACCGCCCACCGCTGTCATAATCCGGCATCCCGACACTTCTTCATAGCTTTTTACCACATCCAGGATTTTTCGGATCTCATTTCTATAATCTACCTGCTCCAGCTCTCTAAGCTGTGCTTCAGAAAATCCAAGATGCCCTCCTGCCTGCGGACCTTCTATGATCAGAAGTTCCGGAACAACATGATGTTTTTTCCACCAGTACTTCAAAATGACCTTTGCCGCTTTCTCCGTTGATACAATCGGGGCAAGCATCGTTTTGTTCCCTGAATCCTTCGCCCATGCCGGAAGCTCTGTCGGAAGACCTGCTCCGGATACAATCAGATCCGCTCCAATCTCAACCGCCTTTTTCACATAGGCTTCGCAGTGATTCATCGCCATCATAATATTAAATCCAATAATCCCGTCCGGTGCTGTCTTCCTTGCCTTCGTATACTCCTTTTCCATGGCTCTTAGATTTGCTTCCAACGGATTGCTGTCGAAATCCGGTTCCCGAAATCCAATCTGCGCCGCAGAAATAATTCCCACACCGCCTTCTCTCGCAACAGCTCCGGCAAGTCCTCCGAGGCTGATTCCGATTCCCATTCCTCCTTGAAGAATGGGATATTTCACTGACCGCTCTCCAAGTTTCCACGGTTGTCCTCTGTTCATACACTTACCTCCGCTGTTAAAACTTTCGAAATCTCTCATATCTCTGTTCCAAAAGTTTCTCTATATTCAAATTGCTATATTTCACAAGAAATTTATTCATTTCTTCTCTTAGTGTCTTGCAAACCAGTTCTACATTTTCTCCCGTCAATACTTCCGGCTCATCAATGATCTGTTCAATCATTCCCATCTCTTTTAGCTCTTCTGCCGTAAGCTTCATCACTTTAGCAGCCTCTTTTGCCCGTTTACTGTCTTTCCACAAAATTGCTGCAAAACCTTCCGGTGATAAGATCGAATATACTGCATTTTCCAGCATCCATACTTCATCGCCGGACGCCAGCGCAAGCGCTCCTCCGCTTCCGCCTTCTCCGGTCACAATTGTCAGAACCGGCACCCTCAATCCTGCCATTTCAAACAGATTTCTGGCAATTGCTTCTCCCTGTCCCCGCTCTTCTGCCTCAATGCCGCAAAAGGCTCCGGGCGTATCTACAAAACAAATAACCGGACGGCCGAATTTTTCTGCCTGCTTCATCATTCGAAGCGCTTTCCGATAGCCTTCCGGTGATGCCATGCCAAAATTATGTGCAATATTTTCTTTTGTTGAATTTCCCTTTTCCTGGGCAATTACTGTTACCGGTCTTCCTTCAAAAGAAGCAATTCCTGCTAAAATCGCCTTATCATCGCCAAAATAACGATCCCCATGCATCTCGACAAAATCATTGAATAGACTGCGAATATACACAGAACCTGATGGGCGATCCTTTGCCCTGGAAGCAAGCACCTTATCCCACGGTGTTTTTTTGCCGGAGCGCAAAACCGTTATTTTTTCCTCTTCCGGCATTGCAATTATTCCTTCTGTTTCTTTCGGACAGGCTTTATGCAGTCTCAGAAGTTTTCCAAGAAGTTCTTTCATTTCTCCTCGCTCTGCGATACCGTCAATAAATCCATGTTCCAGAAGGAATTCTGATCTCTGAAATCCTTTCGGCAGTTTCTGACCGATTGTCTGTTCAATGACACGCGGCCCCGCAAAACCAATCAATGCATTTGGTTCTGCCAGAATAATATCCCCAAGCATTGCAAAGCTTGCAGTAACTCCTCCTGTTGTCGGATCTGTCAGCACCGAAATATATAAATTTCCTTCATCACTATGTCTTCGCAATGCCGCTGCGGTCTTAGACATCTGCATCAATGAGACCATGCCCTCCTGCATTCTGGCACCGCCAGAGCAGGCAAATAAAATTACAGGGAGTCGTTCTTTTGTCGCTCTCTCCACCGCTCTTGTAATTTTTTCACCTACAATATGTCCCATACTCGCCATCAGAAATCTTCCGTCACAAACTCCAAGAACGGTCTCTTCTCCATGGATCCGTGCCTTTCCGATTACAACGGCTTCGTTCAGCCCTGTTTTTTCCTGAAGCGAATCAATCTTTTCCTCATATCCTTTATACCCAAGTGGATTTACTGTTGAAAGTTTTTCATCCCATTCTTCAAAACTTCCTTCATCTGCAATCATCTCAATTCTGCGATTGGCATGCATTCGGAAATATCCGTGACATTCCGGACAAATATAGTTATTCTGCCGCACTTCCTCTGCCAGAATAGCTGCCTTACAAAAATTACATTTTTTCAACAGACCATCCGGAACTTCCGGTTTCCCATCTGTTCTTCCACATTCATTTATTTCTTTCGAAAGTTTTTTCACAACAAGGTGATTCTTTCTTTTCTGAAATACTTCTTTCAAATTCATCTGCTTTTCCTACCACTTTCCGACAGTCTCAAGTTTTTTCAATCAAAGCCTTTTATTGTGACAGCTGTGCTTCTCTCTGAGACTGCATATGTTCAATAAATTCAATGTCAATATTTCCCGCTTCATAGTCCGGATGATTCATAATCTCATATTGATAATCAATATTCGTTTCGATTCCTTCGATCATCGTCTCTTCCAGTGCACAGCGCATTTTTACGATTGCATCCTGTCGGTTCTCTCCATGCACAATTAACTTCGCTAACATAGAATCATAATATGGCGGAACAGTATAACCGCTGTAGATGGCTGTATCAATCCGGACGCCTCTTCCGCCTGGCAAATACAGTTCAGTAATTTTCCCAGGTGACGGCCGAAAATTCTTCTGTGGACATTCTGCATTGATACGGCATTCAATCGCATGTCCCCGCAGAACAACATCTTCCTGACAATAAGTAAGCGGAAGTCCTGATGCAATGCGAATCTGTTCTTTGATCAGATCAATTCCTGTTACCCACTCTGTTACCGGATGTTCTACCTGAATCCGCGTATTCATTTCCATAAAATAAAATGCCCCGCTCGGTTCCAGAAGAAATTCAATTGTACCGGCATTTTCATATTTAGCAGCTTTTGCAGCCCGGACAGCTGCCTCGCCCATCTTATGACGCAGTTCTTCCGACAATGCTGCAGACGGCGATTCTTCGATTAATTTCTGATGATTTCTCTGCACAGAACAGTCACGCTCTCCCAGATGGATCACGTTCCCAAATTTATCTGCAAGAATCTGAAATTCAATATGTCTTGGATGACTTACAAAATGCTCTATATACATTGTTCCGTCTCCGAATGCCATCTCTGCTTCTTTCTGCGCCGTCTGAAAACATGCTTCAAACACATCCGGAGTCTTAGCCATGCGCATTCCCTTGCCTCCGCCTCCAAGGGCAGCCTTAATCATTACCGGATATCCGATGCGCTTTGCTTCTCTGGCTCCGGTTTTTGCATCAATGATCGGTTCCTTGCTTCCCGGAATTACCGGTACACCGGCGTTCATCATCGTATTTCTTGCAGCAGATTTATTGCCGAGACATTTAATCATTTCCGATGAAGGTCCGATAAATGTAATGTGACATTGTTCACACAAGCTGGCAAATTTGCTGTTTTCTGAAAGAAATCCGAATCCCGGATGAATAGCATCCGCTCCCGACACGATTGTGGCGCTTAAAATACTTGCCATATTCAAATAGCTCTCTCCGGACGCTGCCGGTCCGATACAGATTGCTTCGTCTGCAAGCTGGGTGTGCAGCGCATCTCTGTCTGCTTCTGAATATACTGCTACCGTCTCAATTCCCATCTCTCTGCATGCCCGGATAATCCGAACTGCAATTTCTCCTCTGTTTGCAATCAATACTTTCTGAATCATCTTCTCACCTAACCGATCATAAATGTCAGTTCTGCACTGACAACCACTTTTCCATCCACACTGGCAATCGCTTCTCCGATTCCGACCGGACCTTTTTTCTTCACAATCCTTGTCTCAAGTCTTACCTTATCTCCCGGAACAATCTTTCCTTTGAATTTACATTTCTGAATTCCGCCAAAATATGCAATTTTACCGCGATATTCTTCCTGACTAAGAATCGCCACTGC
This genomic window contains:
- a CDS encoding nitronate monooxygenase; the protein is MNRGQPWKLGERSVKYPILQGGMGIGISLGGLAGAVAREGGVGIISAAQIGFREPDFDSNPLEANLRAMEKEYTKARKTAPDGIIGFNIMMAMNHCEAYVKKAVEIGADLIVSGAGLPTELPAWAKDSGNKTMLAPIVSTEKAAKVILKYWWKKHHVVPELLIIEGPQAGGHLGFSEAQLRELEQVDYRNEIRKILDVVKSYEEVSGCRIMTAVGGGIDTKEKADSVFELGADAIQVATRFVTTEECDADQRYKEAYLKAGKEDIAIVKSPVGMPGRAILNPFMKRVIAGEKISHSCHGCLHGCQPQQIPYCITDALIHAVKGETDEGLLFCGAKAWKATRIETVKEVIESFF
- a CDS encoding MarR family transcriptional regulator — its product is MSAYETINDILVHLFNEIWELEEKAIITKEFEDITNNDMHVIEAIGLGEGNNMSTIARKLNVTVGTLTTAMNSLVNKKYVVRRRSEKDRRVVYVSLTEKGEKAYRHHEEFHHQMTQAVLDKLGEEELPVLMKTLEGLSEFFRSYKA
- a CDS encoding ABC transporter substrate-binding protein: MKHTKQILAALLALVLTFSTLAGCSGKPAKGTSKPKTDTSKQQEASQDTSREITDMAGRNVTVPAKVTSVFSTGPAAAIYLYTLVPDLLLGWNYDLNEIEKSVILEKYHTLPNFGMGDSVNYEAVIAAGPDIALNVGAINDAMISDCDSLSEQLGIPVIAVDGDLEAAADAYRFMGELFDVSDQAEKLAAYAEKTFADIDAMEIPADKKVRLYYGNGEDSLETAPKGSDHAQLIDLVKAENVADLELGDGSRVQISAEQLLAWNPDVIAVVGEPKASLSGHSAADAILNNPDFASLKAVQEGKVYGIPNAPFNWVDRPAGPNRIIGIRWLSGLLYPEYLNFDADDAVKEFFSLFYHVDLTEEQLQQLYDGTIGTK
- a CDS encoding acetyl-CoA carboxylase carboxyltransferase subunit beta, producing the protein MNLKEVFQKRKNHLVVKKLSKEINECGRTDGKPEVPDGLLKKCNFCKAAILAEEVRQNNYICPECHGYFRMHANRRIEMIADEGSFEEWDEKLSTVNPLGYKGYEEKIDSLQEKTGLNEAVVIGKARIHGEETVLGVCDGRFLMASMGHIVGEKITRAVERATKERLPVILFACSGGARMQEGMVSLMQMSKTAAALRRHSDEGNLYISVLTDPTTGGVTASFAMLGDIILAEPNALIGFAGPRVIEQTIGQKLPKGFQRSEFLLEHGFIDGIAERGEMKELLGKLLRLHKACPKETEGIIAMPEEEKITVLRSGKKTPWDKVLASRAKDRPSGSVYIRSLFNDFVEMHGDRYFGDDKAILAGIASFEGRPVTVIAQEKGNSTKENIAHNFGMASPEGYRKALRMMKQAEKFGRPVICFVDTPGAFCGIEAEERGQGEAIARNLFEMAGLRVPVLTIVTGEGGSGGALALASGDEVWMLENAVYSILSPEGFAAILWKDSKRAKEAAKVMKLTAEELKEMGMIEQIIDEPEVLTGENVELVCKTLREEMNKFLVKYSNLNIEKLLEQRYERFRKF
- a CDS encoding ABC transporter ATP-binding protein, which translates into the protein MLLEIENVYGGYGRKDVVRGVSCSASCGEILCLLGPNGCGKTTLFRMMLGSLPVRAGQIRIDGQDIRYLSQRQLASLIAYIPQYHTPVFAYTVLDVVVMGKAAHISAFDTPGAKEREAAFDALEKVNAVDLANKKYTDLSGGQRQLVLIARAICQSAKVFVMDEPAANLDYANHKLLMEVVEELAGKGYCVIMSTHSPEYPASVGSKVLMMKEGKVAAFGAPNQVITPENLEAVYGIEMDVMTVTDRYGTVRKVCLPVKAPKYL
- a CDS encoding HD domain-containing protein, whose amino-acid sequence is MTAENERLQKQIAFIKEIDKVKSIFRQTYLADGTRKENDAEHSWHIALMAVLLKEYVSEDVDVAKVMTMVLLHDLVEIDAGDTYAYDSEGAKSKREREVKAADRIFGILPEDQGMYFRELWEEFEAYETPDAKYAHLLDNFQPLLLNDASGGRSWNEHGVHKSQIYKRNEKVQETSEEIWNTIQEVVESHIAKGNIIEK
- the fabZ gene encoding 3-hydroxyacyl-ACP dehydratase FabZ, which produces MKRLGIKEIQEIIPHRHPFLLIDYIEDYEPGEYAVGYKCVSYREEFFAGHFPQEPVMPGVLTVEALAQTGAVAILSQEEYRGKIAYFGGIQKCKFKGKIVPGDKVRLETRIVKKKGPVGIGEAIASVDGKVVVSAELTFMIG
- a CDS encoding class I SAM-dependent methyltransferase — encoded protein: MLSYFMSLQETKILGRQTPSVGKWNERANVWKKEQKRNPKGDARAASAVRFLEERGILGANSHIVDIGCGPGRFAAAFARKAERVVGLDISENMVQNGREYLQSEGITNAELRICDFQELDIDREDYREAFDLVFMSMTPAVRGLEGLRKAIAMSRAWCCNISHISWENHLQEQMMEELFGRKMERKWIGASFYSLFNVLFLMGYHPETSYEKRHQENFVLADEEYARSAMEHMLPKQEASEEQLERIHTWLLSHANEKGEIKEVIDYCYGRIVWDVREKTIRPNYLEPEGVKSI
- a CDS encoding iron ABC transporter permease, translated to MLELQVEMKNERQRRRRYRVMLTAMFLSLGIVTILSFGIGYYPLSPSQVAGAFLSGIGYEQEILPQAVTIFWKIRLPRILSAVFIGASLSVAGAAYQGMFRNPLVSPDILGVSSGASLGAAFAILSGMTNWGVQVSAFTGGILAVAASYLISRRSAHAQTLSLVLTGSMIMSLCNAGVTMIKYVADPNDVLQQITFWLMGSLTKTDLNAFGWSAVPMMIGLVLIFLLRWRINLLTLDEEEAKSLGINIRYYRIIFIFASTLLSAAAVCLGGLIGWVGLMIPHMARALVGVDYGRLIPASAMLGGIYLVLMDDIARSLMSMELPLGVVTSIMGAPFFIYLIIKRKEQ
- a CDS encoding nucleotide kinase produces the protein MMRHIFLTGEKRIGKSTILQKALRTYEKSVGGFYTVRTNELLGNHYSVHLLRAGETPHITEENFLFLCGEKDEMVEKRFDRIGCQALEDAQNCSLIVMDELGPHEEKAEKFVAAVDELLNGEVPILGVLQKTAGCCWPQIAAHPAVKILEITKENRNDPQILDEIRTIMGKH
- a CDS encoding acetyl-CoA carboxylase biotin carboxylase subunit; this encodes MIQKVLIANRGEIAVRIIRACREMGIETVAVYSEADRDALHTQLADEAICIGPAASGESYLNMASILSATIVSGADAIHPGFGFLSENSKFASLCEQCHITFIGPSSEMIKCLGNKSAARNTMMNAGVPVIPGSKEPIIDAKTGAREAKRIGYPVMIKAALGGGGKGMRMAKTPDVFEACFQTAQKEAEMAFGDGTMYIEHFVSHPRHIEFQILADKFGNVIHLGERDCSVQRNHQKLIEESPSAALSEELRHKMGEAAVRAAKAAKYENAGTIEFLLEPSGAFYFMEMNTRIQVEHPVTEWVTGIDLIKEQIRIASGLPLTYCQEDVVLRGHAIECRINAECPQKNFRPSPGKITELYLPGGRGVRIDTAIYSGYTVPPYYDSMLAKLIVHGENRQDAIVKMRCALEETMIEGIETNIDYQYEIMNHPDYEAGNIDIEFIEHMQSQREAQLSQ